One window from the genome of Cucumis melo cultivar AY chromosome 12, USDA_Cmelo_AY_1.0, whole genome shotgun sequence encodes:
- the LOC103487151 gene encoding uncharacterized protein LOC103487151 isoform X1: protein MEDNHPCSPTNSHAIGASDYPNSCLGSVSDDSASPLGYPKLDSFREINASLGPQCSPIEKTGKFRESDSESGEMQKSWDQNRGNCFYYDSPLLEDTGVWIPISVPPMSESDHEEWAKGFHLNGGCFPEGDSGWSQCFEGEKELTMWDVMVEMLLAARGKVGSLASTSNVGCRFSWISSHMVEQALSELAHSLTEANFGNIREILEAEPPRWLSDSAASSCMLCGVKFHPIMCSRHHCRFCGGIFCGDCSKGRSLLPVKFRVADPQRVCDVCNVRLESVQPYLMDKVSNAAQLPTHDLTDLSTLRSWLNFPWGQSMEHEIYKATNTIRAYNKVGSLKPEKLIPDAILGQAKGLAIITAVKVGAVVTYNVGTGLVVARREDGSWSPPSAISSIGMGWGAQIGGELTDFIIVLRTSDAVNAFSGNMHLAVGAGLSAAVGVIGRTAEADVRAGDGGFGSCYTYSCSKGAFVGCSLKGSIVTTRTQENARFYGNQSITASDILLGSLPRPPAAAILYRALTDLYQKINK, encoded by the exons ATGGAGGACAATCATCCGTGTTCTCCGACTAATTCCCATGCTATCGGAGCTTCCGATTATCCTAATTCCTGTCTGGGTTCTGTTTCTGACGATTCCGCTTCTCCTCTG GGTTATCCTAAACTCGATTCTTTTAGAGAGATCAACGCTTCGTTGGGCCCTCAGTGTTCTCCGATTGAAAAAACTGGTAAATTTAGAGAAAGCGATTCTGAGTCTGGGGAAATGCAAAAGTCTTGGGATCAGAATAGGGGAAATTGCTTTTATTATGATTCACCTTTGTTGGAAGATACTGGAGTATGGATACCCATTTCTGTTCCACCCATGTCTGAATCTGATCACGAAGAGTGGGCCAAAGGTTTTCACTTGAATGGCGGTTGCTTTCCTGAAGGTGACTCGGGGTGGAGCCAGTGCTTTGAGGGAGAAAAAGAGTTGACAATGTGGGATGTTATGGTTGAAATGTTGCTTGCGGCTCGTGGAAAAGTAGGTTCGTTGGCTTCGACTAGTAATGTTGGGTGTAGGTTTTCATGGATATCTAGCCATATGGTGGAGCAGGCTTTGAGTGAACTGGCTCATTCTCTCACTGAAGCTAATTTTGGTAATATAAGAGAAATTCTTGAAGCAGAGCCACCCAGATGGTTGTCTGATAGTGCTGCTTCTTCTTGTATGTTATGTGGTGTGAAGTTCCATCCAATTATGTGCTCAAGGCATCACTGTCGATTTTGCGGTGGAATATTTTGTGGGGATTGCTCTAAAGGGAGGAGCTTGCTGCCTGTAAAATTTCGTGTTGCAGATCCCCAACGAGTGTGCGATGTATGTAATGTGCGGCTTGAATCTGTGCAACCATATTTGATGGATAAAGTGAGTAATGCTGCACAGCTACCAACCCATGACCTGACGGACCTCAGTACATTGAGGTCATGGTTAAACTTCCCTTGGGGACAGTCAATGGAACATGAGATTTATAAAGCAACGAACACCATCCGAGCATATAATAAG GTGGGTTCTTTAAAGCCAGAGAAACTAATTCCAGATGCGATTCTAGGACAAGCGAAAGGTCTAGCAATTATTACTGCTGTCAAAGTGGGAGCAGTGGTGACTTACAATGTAGGAACCGGTCTTGTGGTTGCACGTAGAGAAGATGGCTCATGGTCTCCTCCATCTGCAATTTCATCTATTGGTATGGGCTGGGGAGCTCAG ATTGGAGGAGAACTGACTGACTTTATAATCGTCTTGAGGACAAGTGACGCTGTCAATGCATTCAGTGGTAATATGCATCTGGCAGTTGGTGCTGGTTTGAGTGCTGCAGTTGGAGTTATTGGAAGGACTGCTGAAGCCGATGTACGAGCTGGTGACGGTGGTTTTGGCTCCTGTTATACATACAGTTGTAGTAAAG GTGCATTTGTTGGTTGTTCACTTAAAGGAAGCATTGTTACGACTAGGACGCAAGAAAATGCTCGATTCTATGGCAATCAGTCAATAACCGCCTCTGACATTCTCCTTGGTTCACTCCCAAGACCACCTGCTGCTGCCATTCTTTATCGTGCTCTCACTGATCTTTATCAGAAGATCAATAAATGA
- the LOC103487151 gene encoding uncharacterized protein LOC103487151 isoform X2 encodes MQKSWDQNRGNCFYYDSPLLEDTGVWIPISVPPMSESDHEEWAKGFHLNGGCFPEGDSGWSQCFEGEKELTMWDVMVEMLLAARGKVGSLASTSNVGCRFSWISSHMVEQALSELAHSLTEANFGNIREILEAEPPRWLSDSAASSCMLCGVKFHPIMCSRHHCRFCGGIFCGDCSKGRSLLPVKFRVADPQRVCDVCNVRLESVQPYLMDKVSNAAQLPTHDLTDLSTLRSWLNFPWGQSMEHEIYKATNTIRAYNKVGSLKPEKLIPDAILGQAKGLAIITAVKVGAVVTYNVGTGLVVARREDGSWSPPSAISSIGMGWGAQIGGELTDFIIVLRTSDAVNAFSGNMHLAVGAGLSAAVGVIGRTAEADVRAGDGGFGSCYTYSCSKGAFVGCSLKGSIVTTRTQENARFYGNQSITASDILLGSLPRPPAAAILYRALTDLYQKINK; translated from the exons ATGCAAAAGTCTTGGGATCAGAATAGGGGAAATTGCTTTTATTATGATTCACCTTTGTTGGAAGATACTGGAGTATGGATACCCATTTCTGTTCCACCCATGTCTGAATCTGATCACGAAGAGTGGGCCAAAGGTTTTCACTTGAATGGCGGTTGCTTTCCTGAAGGTGACTCGGGGTGGAGCCAGTGCTTTGAGGGAGAAAAAGAGTTGACAATGTGGGATGTTATGGTTGAAATGTTGCTTGCGGCTCGTGGAAAAGTAGGTTCGTTGGCTTCGACTAGTAATGTTGGGTGTAGGTTTTCATGGATATCTAGCCATATGGTGGAGCAGGCTTTGAGTGAACTGGCTCATTCTCTCACTGAAGCTAATTTTGGTAATATAAGAGAAATTCTTGAAGCAGAGCCACCCAGATGGTTGTCTGATAGTGCTGCTTCTTCTTGTATGTTATGTGGTGTGAAGTTCCATCCAATTATGTGCTCAAGGCATCACTGTCGATTTTGCGGTGGAATATTTTGTGGGGATTGCTCTAAAGGGAGGAGCTTGCTGCCTGTAAAATTTCGTGTTGCAGATCCCCAACGAGTGTGCGATGTATGTAATGTGCGGCTTGAATCTGTGCAACCATATTTGATGGATAAAGTGAGTAATGCTGCACAGCTACCAACCCATGACCTGACGGACCTCAGTACATTGAGGTCATGGTTAAACTTCCCTTGGGGACAGTCAATGGAACATGAGATTTATAAAGCAACGAACACCATCCGAGCATATAATAAG GTGGGTTCTTTAAAGCCAGAGAAACTAATTCCAGATGCGATTCTAGGACAAGCGAAAGGTCTAGCAATTATTACTGCTGTCAAAGTGGGAGCAGTGGTGACTTACAATGTAGGAACCGGTCTTGTGGTTGCACGTAGAGAAGATGGCTCATGGTCTCCTCCATCTGCAATTTCATCTATTGGTATGGGCTGGGGAGCTCAG ATTGGAGGAGAACTGACTGACTTTATAATCGTCTTGAGGACAAGTGACGCTGTCAATGCATTCAGTGGTAATATGCATCTGGCAGTTGGTGCTGGTTTGAGTGCTGCAGTTGGAGTTATTGGAAGGACTGCTGAAGCCGATGTACGAGCTGGTGACGGTGGTTTTGGCTCCTGTTATACATACAGTTGTAGTAAAG GTGCATTTGTTGGTTGTTCACTTAAAGGAAGCATTGTTACGACTAGGACGCAAGAAAATGCTCGATTCTATGGCAATCAGTCAATAACCGCCTCTGACATTCTCCTTGGTTCACTCCCAAGACCACCTGCTGCTGCCATTCTTTATCGTGCTCTCACTGATCTTTATCAGAAGATCAATAAATGA